The genomic window ATTAAAAACTTTATCTCTGATTTCGGTAAAAAAGAAATTGACCGCGCCTTTTGTTTTATTTTCAATTTCAGACCACTCTTCTTTCTGTTCAATGAAATTATTGACTTTCTGAGAAATGACTCTTTCCAGTTTTCCGAAGATTTTCCCAAGGTTGACAACCTCATGCTTAAGCTGAAGATACAATTGACCGGCTTTTACTTTGTCAATACTTTTTGTAACAATCGAAAGGTTGTTCCATTCTTCAACTTCTTTCAGCAACCATTGAGAATCTACAGTACGAAGCACTTTTTTGATGCTGTAATCGTATTTTTCCTTGTTTAGAATCGCCTCAACATTATCGTTGGCATGGGTTTCCCCCTGAAATTTCAGAATCCGGTTGTCTTTAAAAATAACTTCGGGTGTGATTTTTGATTTTAAAACAATTCCTTCCAATGTTCGGCAACGTGACAATGCCACGTAAACCTGTCCCGCAGTGAAACTTTTCCCCGCATCAATAATTACTTTATCAAATGTCAATCCCTGACTTTTATGAATGGTAACCGCCCAAGCCAGTTTGATCGGAAACTGCTCGAAACTTCCCAAAACTTCTTCCTTGATATTTTTTTCGGTGTCGAGGAAATATTTTTTCTGTTCCCAAACTTCACGTTTCACTACAATTTCCCTTTCACTTCCTTCTAAAATGACTTTAATTTCGTTTTCATCCAAAGCGGAAATTTCACCCAACTTTCCGTTGAAATATTTCTTCTCTCCTGAAATATCATTACGGATAAACATAATCTGGGCTCCGATTTTTAGTTCCAAAAACTGTTCATTGGGAAACTGGTTTTCTTTGAACTCACCAAAAAGCTTAGCTTCATACGTTGTAGCGTCAACTTTTATTTCCGCTAGCTTTTCCTGATTGATTTCATCTGCCATTTTATTGTGCGAACACAGGTAAACGTAAGATTCTTTCCCCATATCAAAATCGGGATCGTATCTTTCATTCAAGTGATCAAAATCGATACTCGCAACATCTCCGTCACGAATGGCATTTAAAATTTCCAAAAATTCTTCATCGGATTGACGGTAGACTTTCGTTAATTCAATCGTAAGTAAAGGAATTTCTTTAATGGCCAGACTATCAAAAAAGAAAGGAGAATTGTAACACATTTTCAAAATATGTTCGTCTCTCACTACTGGTGGAAGCTGGTATAAATCACCGATGAACAACATCTGAACTCCTCCAAAACGCTGGTTGTTTCTTCGGATAAACCGCAAAGAAAAATCCATCATATCCAACACATCGGCACGAAGCATCGAAACCTCATCAATAATAAGCACTTCAACTTCTCTTAAAAGCTTAAGTTTATCTTTACGATATTTAAAATGAGGCATCAGGTCAGCAATATTATTTGCCAAACTGGTATCAATTCTCTCGGTGGTAGGTAAAAAAGTTCTCAGCGGCAGTCCAAACATCGAATGAATGGTAACACCACCTGCATTAATCGCTGCAATTCCCGTAGGGGCAACGACAATGTGTTTTTTACGTGTCCGCTTTACAAAATCATTGAGAAAAGTAGTTTTTCCCGTTCCTGCTTTCCCCGTTAAAAAAACGCTTCGGTTGGTATGCTCTATTAAGTCAAAAAAATGATTGTTCATCGTTGTCAAAATTACGGAAAATGTCATTAAGGCATAAACTTTGATTCTAGTTAAAGAAAATTTTATGAAAAATCAACCGCTAAAAATATCCGCCATTCTATTTTGTGTATCACTTTTTGCCGTATCATGCAAAACAGTAGTGAATGACGATGCCAACCTACCTAAAGACATTTCTGAGAGACCGGCCGATGAAAACAGCCAGAAATACGATCAGGCCCGTTTAGATAAAATAAAATCAGCGATTGAAGAGGAAATTGCAAAAGAAGAATGTAAAGAAGCTGCTGATTGGACGTTTTCTCCTATTGGTTCAAAAGCTTGTGGCGGACCAATTTCTTACATTGCTTATCCTAAAAAAATTGAAAACTCCGTACTTCCCAAAATACAAAGCTATACCAACGTCATGTCCGAATACAATAAAAAATACAATATTACTTCAGACTGTATGATGGCGGCTGAACCCACTTCGGTAAAATGTGAAAACGGAAAAGCGGTTTTAGTTTATTAATACAAGGATATTTAAAATAAAAAGCTCTCTCAACTTCAATTGAGAGAGCTTTTTTATTCGTTTTTTGAAGTGACGTAATTTTAAAAATT from Chryseobacterium camelliae includes these protein-coding regions:
- a CDS encoding helix-turn-helix domain-containing protein — its product is MNNHFFDLIEHTNRSVFLTGKAGTGKTTFLNDFVKRTRKKHIVVAPTGIAAINAGGVTIHSMFGLPLRTFLPTTERIDTSLANNIADLMPHFKYRKDKLKLLREVEVLIIDEVSMLRADVLDMMDFSLRFIRRNNQRFGGVQMLFIGDLYQLPPVVRDEHILKMCYNSPFFFDSLAIKEIPLLTIELTKVYRQSDEEFLEILNAIRDGDVASIDFDHLNERYDPDFDMGKESYVYLCSHNKMADEINQEKLAEIKVDATTYEAKLFGEFKENQFPNEQFLELKIGAQIMFIRNDISGEKKYFNGKLGEISALDENEIKVILEGSEREIVVKREVWEQKKYFLDTEKNIKEEVLGSFEQFPIKLAWAVTIHKSQGLTFDKVIIDAGKSFTAGQVYVALSRCRTLEGIVLKSKITPEVIFKDNRILKFQGETHANDNVEAILNKEKYDYSIKKVLRTVDSQWLLKEVEEWNNLSIVTKSIDKVKAGQLYLQLKHEVVNLGKIFGKLERVISQKVNNFIEQKEEWSEIENKTKGAVNFFFTEIRDKVFNPLKEFYAEIKGVKGLKQYNEGFKSWLEDVEEYLNSLKEIHLLETKLLDEKNDKEISMKIAKVPSQVLTFQLFEQGKTIAEIALERGLVKETVIGHLAKFAEQGLLDISRVVTSEKIKAFEDIFYKEPKETLTEWKNALPSNFEFNEIRILINHFTYLKEKGK